A region from the Phycisphaeraceae bacterium genome encodes:
- a CDS encoding ABC transporter ATP-binding protein, with protein sequence MELVAQIQRLQKIYRKGAEAPEVFALRGIDLDIPRGQYLAIMGPSGSGKSTLMNIIGCLDRPTSGRYLLDGEDVAGMSDTQISRVRGKRLGFVFQAFNLIPQLTVLDNVEVPLFYQGVPHDERVHRARAAIARVGLHERGDHRPSELSGGQQQRVAIARALVNEPSLLLADEPTGNLDSTTGKQVLELFDGLHQQGLTIIMVTHDESVAERCQRVVRLRDGRIDRDELNLKN encoded by the coding sequence ATGGAGTTGGTCGCACAGATTCAGCGATTGCAGAAGATTTATCGCAAAGGAGCCGAAGCCCCGGAAGTGTTCGCATTGCGCGGTATTGATCTAGATATACCGCGTGGACAGTATCTGGCGATCATGGGTCCTTCCGGCAGCGGCAAAAGCACACTGATGAACATCATCGGTTGTCTTGATCGCCCGACATCCGGTCGATATCTGCTCGACGGCGAAGACGTCGCAGGTATGAGCGATACGCAGATCAGTCGCGTCCGTGGTAAGCGGTTAGGCTTTGTTTTCCAAGCGTTCAATTTAATTCCACAATTGACGGTACTCGACAATGTGGAAGTGCCCTTGTTTTATCAAGGTGTGCCGCATGATGAACGGGTACATCGAGCACGGGCTGCCATCGCAAGAGTCGGTCTGCATGAGAGGGGAGATCATCGGCCATCGGAGCTCAGCGGAGGGCAGCAACAGCGCGTCGCCATCGCAAGGGCACTGGTCAATGAACCGAGCTTGCTTCTGGCTGATGAGCCAACAGGTAATCTTGATTCCACGACGGGCAAACAGGTGTTGGAACTTTTTGACGGTCTTCACCAGCAAGGGTTGACGATCATCATGGTCACGCATGACGAATCCGTTGCCGAGCGGTGTCAGCGTGTGGTGCGTCTCAGAGACGGTCGAATCGACCGG